The Brachybacterium huguangmaarense genome contains a region encoding:
- a CDS encoding PrsW family intramembrane metalloprotease, with protein MSQPPPQRPGQIMPNGRPRPGAAPGAPGAPGTSPLPSQPPQVDYGLPRLYDTSVRPASGLTRPRYAPHGVQQPQQAQPQSAWATQTRRIEQVQAQGTPVPVGTIVSWVLAGLLGLILLIVLAGGFIMFALNGSSSPALWAVYAFIALLSLIVIVGLIVLADRWDPQPLPLLLIAVFWGAAIAASIAYVVNTAIFYVLYAVTRSEATTTFVGSTIGAPIVEETSKGLGLVLLLLVARKFFNGPLDGLVYGALIGGGFAFVENIQYYLSVPEAGGTFTQSLFLVFVRGVIGIFGHSVYTSLTGVVMGLVVRKWGTLPGALVFLVATWPGMFLHACWNGGTSIAQDSLGLGGLILMLVVEVIFSGLWLALIGVLVFDESRLTRVRLGDYANQGWLTHQEVDMLATWKGRREGRRWARSIDAGPVMKTFIRESAALASTRQRLLADGASPKGLAEERRLLDRLTTNRQALLAHVR; from the coding sequence ATGAGCCAGCCGCCGCCCCAGCGCCCGGGCCAGATCATGCCCAACGGACGCCCTCGTCCCGGGGCCGCACCCGGCGCACCGGGCGCACCGGGAACCTCGCCGCTGCCCTCCCAGCCCCCGCAGGTCGACTACGGCCTGCCCCGCCTGTACGACACGTCCGTGCGCCCCGCGTCCGGCCTGACCCGGCCGCGCTACGCGCCCCACGGCGTGCAGCAGCCGCAGCAGGCCCAGCCGCAGAGCGCATGGGCCACCCAGACCCGTCGCATCGAGCAGGTCCAGGCGCAGGGGACCCCGGTGCCCGTCGGCACGATCGTCTCGTGGGTGCTCGCGGGCCTGCTCGGCCTGATCCTGCTGATCGTGCTCGCCGGCGGCTTCATCATGTTCGCCCTCAACGGCAGCTCGAGTCCCGCCCTGTGGGCGGTCTACGCGTTCATCGCCCTGCTGTCGCTCATCGTGATCGTCGGGCTGATCGTGCTGGCCGACCGCTGGGACCCCCAGCCCCTGCCCCTCCTGCTGATCGCCGTGTTCTGGGGCGCCGCGATCGCCGCGTCGATCGCGTACGTCGTCAACACCGCGATCTTCTACGTCCTGTACGCGGTCACGCGCAGCGAGGCCACGACGACCTTCGTCGGCTCGACGATCGGCGCGCCGATCGTCGAGGAGACCTCCAAGGGGCTCGGCCTGGTGCTGCTGCTCCTGGTGGCGCGCAAGTTCTTCAACGGTCCGCTCGACGGCCTCGTCTACGGCGCGCTCATCGGCGGCGGCTTCGCGTTCGTCGAGAACATCCAGTACTACCTGTCGGTCCCGGAGGCCGGCGGGACCTTCACCCAGAGCCTGTTCCTCGTGTTCGTGCGCGGGGTGATCGGGATCTTCGGGCACTCGGTGTACACGTCCCTGACCGGTGTCGTGATGGGCCTCGTGGTCCGCAAGTGGGGCACCCTGCCGGGCGCACTCGTGTTCCTCGTCGCGACCTGGCCCGGCATGTTCCTGCACGCGTGCTGGAACGGGGGCACGAGCATCGCCCAGGACAGCCTGGGGCTGGGCGGGCTGATCCTCATGCTCGTCGTCGAGGTCATCTTCTCGGGGCTGTGGCTCGCGCTCATCGGGGTGCTCGTGTTCGACGAGTCGCGCCTGACCCGCGTGCGTCTGGGCGACTACGCCAACCAGGGCTGGCTCACCCACCAGGAGGTCGACATGCTCGCGACGTGGAAGGGGAGGCGCGAGGGGCGGCGCTGGGCGCGCTCGATCGACGCCGGCCCCGTCATGAAGACCTTCATCCGCGAGTCGGCCGCCCTCGCCTCGACCCGCCAGCGCCTGCTGGCCGACGGGGCGAGCCCCAAGGGCCTCGCCGAGGAGCGCCGCCTGCTGGACCGGCTGACCACCAACCGGCAGGCCCTGCTCGCGCACGTGCGCTGA
- a CDS encoding RNA-binding S4 domain-containing protein yields MSVPEQAPPIGPTEPQPGDPAQVRLDVWLWSVRLARTRSAATTDCRGGHVRLNGNPVKAAQAVHVGDEVRVRRPGVEHVYRVRRLLGRRAGAPVARGAYEDLTPPAPPQMLARPPRRDQGTGRPTKKERREIDHLRGRD; encoded by the coding sequence ATGAGCGTGCCCGAGCAGGCCCCGCCGATCGGCCCCACGGAGCCCCAGCCCGGCGACCCCGCCCAGGTGCGCCTGGACGTCTGGCTGTGGTCGGTGCGCCTGGCCCGCACCCGGTCGGCCGCGACGACCGACTGCCGCGGCGGCCACGTGCGCCTGAACGGCAACCCCGTCAAGGCGGCGCAGGCCGTGCACGTGGGCGACGAGGTGCGGGTGCGCCGTCCCGGCGTCGAGCACGTCTACCGGGTGCGCCGCCTGCTCGGGCGCCGGGCGGGCGCCCCCGTCGCGCGCGGCGCCTACGAGGACCTCACCCCGCCCGCGCCGCCGCAGATGCTCGCCCGGCCGCCCCGGCGCGATCAGGGCACAGGGCGCCCCACCAAGAAGGAGCGCCGCGAGATCGACCACCTCCGCGGACGGGACTGA
- a CDS encoding amidase — MSTAPRAGAAPLGDEDPASLGALDLARALRAGLVSVADHTEAVLALAAARGPRVGAFAHLARELSRRQAREADAALAEGDVRPLLGVPLPIKDLASVAGLPFEAGSAVMRGTVAEQTDGVAEDLLAAGTVTIGKTTVPEFGFPCYTEPAISAPARTPWDLRRTAGGSSGGAAAAVASGIVPIAHGTDGGGSVRIPAACCGVVGLKTSRGLVSPGPLGTEGPGLVADGILARSVRDIAAGLDAIVHVRPGDAFPLAARPGSYVTACDDAGASRTLRIAVLTEPLNIDTEIHPAALRAVERARETLVAHGHAVETIGAPFTPEQWRAFMPIWTVGAASIPLPPEAEEHLMPLTRWLREQGRRYDARDLARAQAGMQTVARRAGEAFAPYDVVLTPSLSGPPAYPEQLQLADPAADFDAQCAFTPWTSTWNMTGRAAISVPVHRERFDGVELPLGVHLGAVRAGDEALLLALAAQLEAADPWPRIILPPGPDEDR, encoded by the coding sequence ATGAGCACCGCTCCCCGCGCAGGCGCCGCCCCGCTCGGCGACGAGGATCCCGCCTCGCTCGGCGCCCTCGACCTCGCGCGGGCGCTCCGCGCGGGCCTCGTGAGCGTCGCCGACCACACCGAGGCCGTGCTCGCGCTCGCCGCCGCACGCGGCCCGAGGGTCGGCGCGTTCGCCCATCTCGCCCGCGAGCTGTCCCGGCGCCAGGCGCGCGAGGCCGACGCCGCGCTCGCCGAGGGCGACGTGCGCCCCCTGCTCGGCGTGCCCCTGCCCATCAAGGACCTCGCCTCGGTGGCCGGCCTGCCGTTCGAGGCCGGGAGCGCCGTGATGCGAGGCACCGTCGCCGAGCAGACCGACGGCGTCGCCGAGGACCTGCTCGCCGCCGGCACGGTGACGATCGGCAAGACCACGGTGCCGGAGTTCGGCTTCCCCTGCTACACCGAGCCCGCGATCTCGGCGCCTGCCCGCACGCCGTGGGACCTGCGGCGCACGGCGGGCGGATCGAGCGGCGGGGCCGCCGCGGCCGTCGCCTCCGGGATCGTGCCGATCGCGCACGGCACCGACGGCGGCGGCAGCGTGCGCATCCCCGCCGCCTGCTGCGGCGTCGTCGGCCTCAAGACGTCGCGCGGGCTCGTCTCGCCCGGCCCGCTGGGCACCGAGGGCCCCGGCCTCGTGGCCGACGGGATCCTCGCGCGCAGCGTGCGCGACATCGCCGCAGGGCTCGACGCGATCGTGCACGTGCGCCCGGGCGACGCCTTCCCCCTCGCCGCCCGTCCCGGCTCCTACGTGACCGCGTGCGACGACGCCGGCGCCTCGCGCACGCTGCGGATCGCGGTGCTGACCGAGCCGCTCAACATCGACACCGAGATCCACCCCGCGGCCCTGCGCGCGGTCGAGCGGGCGCGCGAGACCCTTGTCGCCCACGGGCACGCCGTCGAGACCATCGGCGCGCCGTTCACGCCCGAGCAGTGGCGCGCCTTCATGCCGATCTGGACCGTGGGCGCCGCCTCCATCCCGCTGCCGCCGGAGGCGGAGGAGCACCTGATGCCGCTCACCCGCTGGCTGCGCGAGCAGGGGCGGCGCTACGACGCCCGCGACCTCGCCCGCGCGCAGGCCGGCATGCAGACCGTCGCCCGTCGCGCGGGGGAGGCCTTCGCACCGTACGACGTCGTGCTCACCCCCTCCCTCTCGGGCCCGCCCGCCTACCCCGAGCAGCTCCAGCTCGCGGACCCCGCCGCCGACTTCGACGCGCAGTGCGCCTTCACGCCGTGGACGAGCACCTGGAACATGACGGGCCGCGCCGCGATCAGCGTCCCCGTGCACCGCGAGCGGTTCGACGGCGTCGAGCTCCCGCTCGGCGTGCACCTGGGTGCAGTGCGCGCGGGCGACGAGGCGCTCCTGCTCGCCCTCGCGGCCCAGCTCGAGGCGGCCGACCCGTGGCCGCGCATCATCCTGCCGCCCGGGCCCGACGAGGACCGATGA
- a CDS encoding low molecular weight protein-tyrosine-phosphatase, with the protein MPYRVLTVCTGNICRSPMAEYLLREAFVQAGLDDRVDVDSVGTTSWEEGERIDPRAGSLLAARGIDASDHRARHMTPADLHAADLILALDEDHVGPLRRTAGAARDRIHLIREFDPAAHGDLGIRDPWYGDEDDFASAAALIDAAVPGIVDHVRDETALPA; encoded by the coding sequence ATGCCCTACCGGGTGCTGACCGTCTGCACCGGGAACATCTGCCGGTCCCCGATGGCCGAGTACCTCCTGCGGGAGGCCTTCGTCCAGGCGGGGCTCGACGACCGGGTCGACGTCGACTCGGTGGGCACCACCTCGTGGGAGGAGGGCGAGCGGATCGATCCGCGAGCCGGCTCCCTGCTCGCCGCCCGCGGGATCGACGCCTCGGACCATCGCGCCCGCCACATGACCCCCGCGGACCTGCACGCGGCCGACCTCATCCTCGCCCTCGACGAGGACCATGTGGGCCCGCTGCGCCGCACGGCCGGTGCCGCGCGCGACCGGATCCACCTGATCCGGGAGTTCGACCCCGCGGCGCACGGCGACCTCGGCATCCGCGACCCCTGGTACGGCGACGAGGACGACTTCGCGAGCGCCGCCGCGCTCATCGACGCCGCCGTGCCCGGCATCGTCGACCACGTGCGCGACGAGACAGCCCTGCCGGCATGA
- a CDS encoding DUF952 domain-containing protein, translating into MPAPLIWHITELGLWEDGVLAGRYTASTRGRDLAQEGYIHASWPEQISAVARRVYPDRPDDLVILEIDVDRVEAAGMRVEFEPGTDGDDSEQTYPHVLGPIPIDAVLRLRRTKWVGREFVVIA; encoded by the coding sequence ATGCCCGCGCCCCTCATCTGGCACATCACCGAGCTCGGCCTGTGGGAGGACGGCGTTCTCGCCGGGCGCTACACGGCCTCGACGCGCGGACGCGACCTGGCCCAGGAGGGCTACATCCACGCCTCGTGGCCCGAGCAGATCTCGGCCGTCGCCCGCCGTGTCTACCCGGACCGTCCCGACGATCTCGTGATCCTCGAGATCGACGTCGACCGGGTCGAGGCCGCCGGGATGCGCGTCGAGTTCGAGCCGGGGACCGACGGCGACGACAGCGAGCAGACCTATCCGCACGTGCTCGGCCCGATCCCGATCGACGCGGTGCTGCGTCTGCGGCGCACCAAATGGGTCGGCCGCGAGTTCGTCGTCATCGCGTGA
- a CDS encoding AMP-binding protein: MPVSDASRAPSVPAALAEAAHRSPHAVALEHRGRRRTYARLLDDVARLARGLYELGVRPGHRVAIVCEMHPEAVIAFHAALRIGAVAVLHDPTSTARELRRAFEDHSAVVAIADRQAIPALRHLPPDVHPKAVIAVDPPCRTSVRVRRAMQARLAAVQHLRRLPLRHRPRPLDHAIPWRLLLASSPLSPAHPQPAARDLALLQYTIGADGELLGAMLTHANLVASARQLGSLWRDEVSACVCATVPLHEPAGAYVGLISALLDGGSLVLAPSTDDALAALRRGRATVLAATPPVLHRLARAAAETGGDLSAVHRALTLQQDLDAELARRWRELTRCPVDIGYVRAECGISVAGTFDAEHPDALGRALPEVRVSVGADAELFIAGPQVFHGYWNRPDETAHVLSGDGWMRTGDRAHLAAGRGIDHLLASRARIVTPDGRSVSPLEVAATLMGHPDVVEARVGGTALDGGGEEVEAAVVLRDGSACTAEDLRRFVGQRLSPVKVPARIAILAGGAAQ, from the coding sequence ATGCCCGTGAGCGACGCGTCCCGTGCCCCGAGCGTCCCGGCGGCGCTCGCGGAGGCCGCGCACCGCTCCCCGCACGCCGTGGCCCTCGAGCATCGCGGGCGCCGCCGCACGTACGCGCGGCTCCTGGACGACGTCGCCCGGCTCGCCCGGGGACTCTACGAGCTCGGCGTGCGGCCGGGCCATCGGGTCGCCATCGTGTGCGAGATGCACCCTGAGGCGGTCATCGCCTTCCATGCCGCCCTGCGGATCGGCGCGGTCGCGGTGCTGCACGACCCCACCTCGACGGCGCGCGAGCTGCGTCGCGCCTTCGAGGACCATTCCGCGGTCGTCGCGATCGCCGACCGGCAGGCGATCCCGGCCCTGCGCCACCTCCCGCCGGACGTGCACCCCAAGGCCGTGATCGCGGTCGACCCGCCGTGCCGCACATCGGTGCGGGTGCGCCGCGCGATGCAGGCACGGCTCGCGGCCGTACAGCACCTGCGCCGGCTCCCGCTGCGGCACCGGCCCCGCCCCCTCGACCACGCGATCCCGTGGCGGCTGCTGCTCGCCTCCTCGCCGCTCTCCCCCGCCCACCCGCAGCCCGCCGCACGGGACCTCGCGCTCCTGCAGTACACGATCGGCGCCGACGGGGAGCTGCTCGGGGCGATGCTCACCCACGCCAACCTGGTGGCGAGCGCGCGGCAGCTCGGCTCGCTGTGGCGCGACGAGGTCTCGGCGTGCGTGTGCGCGACGGTGCCCCTGCACGAGCCGGCCGGCGCCTACGTGGGGCTCATCTCGGCCCTGCTCGACGGCGGATCGCTCGTGCTCGCCCCCTCGACCGACGACGCCCTCGCGGCACTGCGTCGCGGACGGGCGACCGTGCTCGCCGCGACCCCGCCGGTCCTGCACCGGCTCGCGCGCGCGGCCGCCGAGACGGGCGGGGACCTCTCGGCCGTGCATCGCGCCCTGACCCTGCAGCAGGACCTCGATGCCGAGCTCGCCCGGCGGTGGCGCGAGCTGACCCGCTGCCCCGTCGACATCGGCTACGTCCGGGCCGAGTGCGGCATCTCGGTCGCGGGCACCTTCGACGCCGAGCACCCGGACGCGCTGGGACGGGCGCTGCCGGAGGTGCGGGTGAGCGTGGGGGCCGACGCCGAGCTGTTCATCGCGGGGCCGCAGGTGTTCCACGGCTACTGGAACCGCCCCGACGAGACCGCCCACGTCCTCTCGGGCGACGGGTGGATGCGCACGGGCGACCGCGCGCATCTCGCCGCCGGCCGGGGCATCGACCACCTGCTCGCCTCACGGGCCCGGATCGTCACCCCCGACGGCCGCTCGGTCTCGCCCCTCGAGGTCGCCGCGACCCTCATGGGCCATCCCGACGTCGTCGAGGCGCGCGTGGGCGGCACGGCGCTCGACGGCGGCGGCGAGGAGGTCGAGGCCGCGGTGGTCCTGCGCGACGGGTCGGCGTGCACCGCCGAGGACCTGCGCCGCTTCGTGGGCCAGCGCCTGTCCCCCGTCAAGGTGCCCGCGCGCATCGCGATCCTCGCCGGGGGCGCTGCGCAGTAG
- a CDS encoding L-threonylcarbamoyladenylate synthase — translation MARYLDIHPVDPQPRLIAQAVRILSEGGLLAYPTDSCYALGCTLDAPEGLERIRRIRQVGKNHDFTLVCADFAQLSQFVIVSNPVFRLVKNATPGPYTFILPATKEVPRRMAHPKKHTVGVRIPDHRVAQALVRELGEPIVSSTLLLPGHEDPPTEGWVVQDLLDHQLDGIIDAGEVGTEPTTVIDLSRGELEIRREGAGDVSRF, via the coding sequence ATGGCCCGTTACCTCGACATCCATCCCGTCGACCCGCAGCCGCGGCTCATCGCGCAGGCCGTCCGCATCCTCTCCGAGGGCGGTCTGCTCGCCTACCCCACGGACTCCTGCTACGCGCTGGGGTGCACCCTCGATGCGCCCGAGGGGCTCGAGCGGATCCGGCGGATCCGCCAGGTCGGCAAGAACCACGACTTCACGCTCGTGTGCGCGGACTTCGCGCAGCTCAGCCAGTTCGTGATCGTCTCCAACCCGGTGTTCCGGCTGGTCAAGAACGCGACGCCGGGGCCGTACACGTTCATCCTGCCGGCCACCAAGGAGGTGCCGCGGCGCATGGCCCACCCCAAGAAGCACACGGTGGGCGTGCGGATCCCCGATCATCGGGTCGCCCAGGCGCTCGTGCGCGAGCTGGGAGAGCCCATCGTGTCCTCGACCCTGCTGCTGCCCGGCCACGAGGACCCGCCGACGGAGGGCTGGGTGGTCCAGGACCTGCTGGACCACCAGCTCGACGGGATCATCGACGCGGGCGAGGTGGGCACCGAGCCCACGACCGTGATCGACCTGTCGCGCGGCGAGCTCGAGATCCGGCGCGAGGGCGCCGGCGACGTCAGCCGTTTCTGA
- a CDS encoding MFS transporter has translation MSSLSAPAPVTADRPTPTDRRARWAVSLVFFLNGISFCAILPRYPELRANLDLSYGQFGLAIGLGPLGGLVAGLGAAALMRRFGSGRTAVLFQVVASTCHLLIYTAQSWAWLAGALLLATAADAITDISMNAHGMRVERRYGRSIMNSYHGWWSLGAVAGGLLGAACAQFAVPLWAQGIAGLVVFGAVALGSARSMLTGHDQSEREALAAGASAASANDAAVAPPAGGRLSAWKLSGRAVGMLLALGMVLVFAGATEDAGNTWGAQFMDSTFGVSPFVAGMAFVALQGAQTIGRFTGDAVVDRLGDRMTARLGALLSIAGMSLALLAPHPATAMIGFACAGWGIATLFPAAFRAADELPGVTPGVGITLVGWLARIGFFLAPPVVGALADAFTLRYALWLMPIYAVMILLFSGVLETRRVRNG, from the coding sequence ATGTCCTCCCTCTCCGCCCCCGCCCCGGTCACGGCCGACCGCCCCACCCCGACCGACCGTCGGGCCCGCTGGGCCGTCTCCCTCGTCTTCTTCCTCAACGGGATCTCGTTCTGCGCGATCCTGCCGCGCTATCCCGAGCTGCGCGCGAACCTCGACCTGAGCTACGGGCAGTTCGGCCTGGCCATCGGGCTCGGGCCGCTCGGCGGGCTCGTGGCCGGCCTCGGAGCCGCCGCCCTCATGCGGCGCTTCGGCTCCGGGCGCACCGCCGTGCTGTTCCAGGTGGTCGCGAGCACGTGCCACCTGCTCATCTACACGGCGCAGTCGTGGGCCTGGCTCGCCGGAGCCCTCCTGCTCGCGACCGCGGCCGACGCGATCACCGACATCTCGATGAACGCGCACGGCATGCGGGTCGAGCGCCGCTACGGCCGCTCCATCATGAACTCCTACCACGGCTGGTGGTCGCTCGGCGCCGTCGCGGGCGGCCTGCTCGGCGCGGCCTGCGCCCAGTTCGCGGTGCCCCTGTGGGCCCAGGGGATCGCGGGCCTGGTCGTCTTCGGCGCGGTCGCCCTCGGCTCGGCCCGCTCCATGCTCACGGGCCACGACCAGAGCGAGCGGGAGGCGCTCGCCGCGGGAGCCTCGGCCGCCTCGGCGAACGACGCCGCCGTCGCGCCCCCGGCGGGCGGCCGCCTGAGCGCCTGGAAGCTGAGCGGGCGGGCCGTGGGCATGCTGCTGGCCCTGGGCATGGTGCTCGTGTTCGCGGGTGCGACCGAGGACGCGGGCAACACGTGGGGCGCCCAGTTCATGGACTCGACCTTCGGGGTCTCCCCGTTCGTCGCGGGCATGGCCTTCGTCGCCCTCCAGGGAGCCCAGACCATCGGCCGCTTCACGGGCGACGCGGTCGTGGACCGTCTCGGCGACCGGATGACCGCCCGGCTCGGCGCGCTGCTGTCGATCGCGGGCATGAGCCTGGCCCTGCTGGCGCCCCACCCCGCCACCGCGATGATCGGCTTCGCGTGCGCCGGCTGGGGCATCGCGACCCTCTTCCCCGCCGCCTTCCGTGCGGCCGACGAGCTCCCGGGCGTCACCCCCGGCGTCGGCATCACGCTCGTGGGCTGGCTCGCCCGCATCGGCTTCTTCCTGGCCCCGCCCGTCGTGGGAGCCCTCGCCGACGCCTTCACGCTGCGCTACGCGCTGTGGCTGATGCCGATCTACGCCGTCATGATCCTGCTGTTCTCGGGCGTGCTCGAGACCCGCCGCGTCAGAAACGGCTGA
- the deoD gene encoding purine-nucleoside phosphorylase, with the protein MSTHIGAQMGQIAPYVLMPGDPYRARWIAETFLEDPVQYNDVRGMLGYTGTYRGVRVSAQGSGMGQPSIGIYAHELFADYDVQAILRVGTCGALAESVHVRDVILGMAASTDSAMNRPRFGDVTFAPAADFELLRHAWDVAQDKLLPAVVGGLFSSDQFYNPNTTISSTLAGYGVLGVEMEAAALYTLAAQFGRRALAVCTVSDHLLTGEETTSAERQETFEDMIVMALEAVVRLDGERGGR; encoded by the coding sequence ATGTCGACTCACATCGGGGCCCAGATGGGCCAGATCGCCCCCTACGTCCTCATGCCCGGCGACCCGTACCGGGCACGCTGGATCGCCGAGACCTTCCTCGAGGACCCCGTGCAGTACAACGACGTGCGCGGCATGCTCGGCTACACGGGGACCTACCGCGGGGTGCGGGTCTCCGCACAGGGGTCGGGGATGGGCCAGCCCTCGATCGGCATCTACGCGCACGAGCTGTTCGCCGACTACGACGTGCAGGCGATCCTGCGCGTGGGCACGTGCGGCGCGCTCGCCGAGTCGGTGCACGTGCGCGACGTGATCCTGGGCATGGCCGCCTCGACCGATTCCGCCATGAACCGCCCTCGCTTCGGGGACGTCACCTTCGCACCCGCCGCGGACTTCGAGCTGCTGCGCCATGCCTGGGACGTCGCCCAGGACAAGCTGCTGCCCGCCGTGGTGGGCGGCCTGTTCTCCTCCGATCAGTTCTACAACCCGAACACGACGATCTCCTCGACCCTCGCCGGCTACGGCGTGCTGGGCGTGGAGATGGAGGCGGCGGCCCTGTACACGCTCGCCGCGCAGTTCGGCCGTCGCGCCCTGGCCGTGTGCACGGTGTCCGACCACCTGCTCACGGGCGAGGAGACGACCTCGGCGGAGCGTCAGGAGACCTTCGAGGACATGATCGTGATGGCGCTCGAGGCCGTCGTCCGGCTCGACGGCGAGCGGGGCGGGCGCTGA
- a CDS encoding gamma-glutamyl-gamma-aminobutyrate hydrolase family protein: MAEHSARRPLIGVTAGTTRLMSGAWEGHEAVVLTEHYVAALRAAGARPVILAPQDPWTDEEIAELDGLVLTGGTDLDPALYGASALPSDFAPDRDRDAFEVAAYHAARRAGIPVLGICRGLQLIAVAEGGTLHQHLAEDLPRHPASAARVTEVEVAIDAASDVALAVGTVATVPAYHHQGVADCGEGLRVVARHASGLALALEARDGSPVVAVQWHPELTAAEAAGEGIVSAFVATAARAPRVPGPRPLV; encoded by the coding sequence ATGGCTGAGCACAGCGCACGTCGCCCGCTCATCGGCGTGACCGCGGGGACCACCCGCCTGATGTCCGGCGCCTGGGAGGGGCACGAGGCGGTCGTGCTGACCGAGCACTACGTTGCCGCCCTGCGCGCGGCGGGCGCCCGGCCCGTGATCCTCGCCCCCCAGGACCCGTGGACCGACGAGGAGATCGCCGAGCTCGACGGCCTCGTGCTCACGGGCGGCACCGATCTCGACCCGGCCCTCTACGGCGCCTCGGCCCTGCCGAGCGACTTCGCCCCCGACCGCGACCGCGACGCGTTCGAGGTGGCCGCCTACCACGCGGCGCGGCGCGCCGGGATCCCCGTGCTCGGCATCTGCCGCGGCCTGCAGCTGATCGCCGTCGCCGAGGGCGGCACCCTCCACCAGCACCTCGCCGAGGACCTGCCCCGGCACCCGGCCTCGGCGGCCCGCGTCACCGAGGTCGAGGTCGCGATCGACGCCGCGAGCGATGTCGCGCTCGCGGTCGGCACCGTCGCGACCGTGCCCGCCTACCACCACCAGGGCGTCGCGGACTGCGGCGAGGGCCTGCGCGTCGTCGCCCGCCACGCCAGCGGTCTCGCCCTCGCCCTCGAGGCCCGGGACGGGTCGCCCGTCGTCGCCGTGCAGTGGCATCCCGAGCTCACGGCGGCCGAGGCGGCCGGCGAGGGCATCGTGTCCGCCTTCGTGGCGACGGCAGCGCGGGCGCCGCGCGTCCCGGGGCCGCGGCCGCTGGTCTAG